Proteins from a single region of Streptococcus oralis:
- a CDS encoding ABC transporter permease, which yields MVKLWRRYKPFINAGIQELITYRVNFLLYRIGDVMGAFVAFYLWKAVFDSSQESLIQGFSMADITLYIIMSFVTNLLTKSDSSFMIGEEVKDGSIIMRLLRPVHFAASYLFTELGSKWLIFVSVGLPFLSVIVLMKILSGQGIVEVLGLTTLYLFSLTLAYLINFFFNICFGFSAFVFKNLWGSNLLKTSIVAFMSGSLIPLAFFPKLVSDILSFLPFSSLIYTPVMIIVGKYDASQILQAILLQFFWLIVMVGLSQLIWKRVQSFITIQGG from the coding sequence ATGGTCAAATTGTGGAGACGTTATAAACCCTTTATCAATGCAGGAATTCAGGAGTTGATCACCTATCGAGTCAACTTTCTTCTTTATCGGATTGGCGATGTGATGGGGGCTTTTGTGGCTTTCTATCTCTGGAAGGCTGTCTTTGATTCCTCGCAGGAGTCCTTGATTCAAGGCTTTAGTATGGCAGATATCACCCTCTACATCATCATGAGTTTTGTGACCAATCTTTTGACCAAGTCAGATAGCTCTTTTATGATTGGGGAGGAGGTCAAGGATGGCTCCATTATCATGCGCTTGCTGCGACCAGTGCATTTTGCGGCATCTTATCTCTTTACCGAGCTTGGTTCTAAGTGGTTGATTTTTGTCAGTGTCGGACTTCCTTTCTTGAGTGTTATTGTCTTGATGAAAATCTTATCTGGGCAAGGGATTGTAGAAGTGCTGGGACTAACTACCCTTTATCTTTTTAGCTTAACGCTGGCCTATCTGATTAACTTTTTCTTTAATATCTGCTTTGGATTTTCAGCCTTTGTATTTAAAAATCTATGGGGTTCCAATCTACTCAAGACTTCCATAGTGGCCTTTATGTCTGGAAGTCTGATTCCCTTGGCTTTCTTTCCAAAGCTTGTTTCAGATATTCTCTCCTTCTTGCCTTTCTCATCCTTGATCTACACTCCGGTCATGATTATCGTTGGGAAATATGATGCTAGTCAGATTCTTCAAGCTATCTTGCTACAGTTCTTCTGGCTCATAGTGATGGTGGGCTTATCTCAGTTGATTTGGAAACGGGTCCAGTCTTTCATCACCATTCAAGGAGGTTAG
- a CDS encoding N-acetylmuramoyl-L-alanine amidase, translating to MKKILLTCALILSIVGLAPASVLGEENTTQSTSAVKEAIVKEEKKESSVEENSKSETLPKVDVQEDKPQKEGWYQENHHWRFYQDDKPALNWKQIQGKWYYFDQDGNRLHSTVYKGYAFDQDGVMIENSWTKLDNQWYYADSSGRLAQNTWKKINGSWYYFDQTGSMLSNTAVDGYLLTKSGAMAEKGWTKLDQIWYYVAPSGKISQDKWEKINGSWYYFDKDGGMLSATTFKGYLFDQSGAMAENNWVKIKDTWFYANGSGRYVQENWQKIQGSWYSFDQNGGMLADKWKGSYYLKASGAMAEKEWIFDKTYKSWFYLKADGRYANQEWIGAYYLKSGGYMAKSEWIYDNSDKARYYLDDNGHYVSGTYKINGKEHLFQKYGQWISEVSTEGGFTKGLYSNTIFLDPGHGGRDSGAFYYNVAEKDLNMQVYRKLRTKLEELGYKVLTSRDSDIDVDFVTERSRMVNKTNSDIFISIHFNATGNTYSKASGIQTYSYSDEPDYPSKINKYWHNHPDRMSESKRLAAAIHSSLLAETGAKDAGLLESSYAVLRETAKPAVLLELGYMNNFTESQQIRDSRYQDKLVAGIVKGIQKYYAGQ from the coding sequence GTGAAAAAGATACTACTGACCTGTGCTTTAATCCTTTCAATCGTAGGATTAGCACCCGCATCCGTCTTAGGAGAAGAAAACACAACTCAATCCACATCTGCTGTCAAGGAAGCAATTGTCAAAGAAGAAAAGAAAGAATCGAGTGTTGAGGAAAACTCTAAATCAGAAACTCTTCCGAAAGTAGATGTGCAAGAAGACAAGCCCCAAAAAGAAGGGTGGTACCAAGAAAATCACCACTGGCGTTTTTACCAAGATGATAAACCTGCTTTGAACTGGAAACAAATCCAAGGCAAATGGTACTACTTCGATCAAGATGGTAATCGTCTTCATTCTACTGTCTACAAAGGTTATGCCTTTGACCAAGATGGTGTCATGATAGAAAATAGCTGGACCAAACTGGACAATCAATGGTATTATGCTGATTCCTCTGGACGACTAGCTCAGAACACCTGGAAAAAAATTAACGGCTCCTGGTACTATTTTGACCAAACTGGAAGCATGCTCAGCAACACCGCCGTTGACGGCTATCTTCTCACAAAAAGCGGAGCTATGGCAGAAAAGGGCTGGACTAAATTAGACCAAATTTGGTATTATGTCGCTCCTTCTGGAAAGATCTCACAGGATAAATGGGAGAAAATCAACGGTTCTTGGTATTACTTTGACAAAGACGGTGGAATGCTGAGTGCGACAACCTTCAAGGGCTACCTCTTTGACCAGAGTGGAGCTATGGCAGAAAACAACTGGGTCAAAATCAAGGATACTTGGTTCTATGCGAACGGGTCAGGGAGATATGTCCAAGAAAATTGGCAAAAGATTCAGGGTTCCTGGTACTCATTTGACCAGAATGGTGGGATGCTAGCAGACAAATGGAAAGGAAGCTACTACCTCAAAGCCAGTGGAGCCATGGCGGAAAAAGAGTGGATCTTTGATAAAACCTATAAGAGCTGGTTCTATCTAAAAGCGGATGGCCGTTATGCAAATCAGGAGTGGATTGGAGCATACTACCTCAAGTCAGGTGGTTACATGGCAAAGAGCGAATGGATTTACGATAACTCTGACAAAGCACGCTACTACCTGGATGATAATGGGCATTATGTTTCAGGAACTTACAAAATAAACGGAAAGGAACACTTGTTCCAAAAATACGGCCAATGGATCTCTGAAGTTTCAACTGAAGGCGGATTTACAAAAGGACTATACAGCAATACCATTTTCCTAGATCCTGGGCATGGTGGTCGAGATTCAGGAGCTTTTTACTACAATGTAGCTGAAAAAGATCTCAACATGCAGGTTTACCGTAAGCTTCGTACTAAGTTGGAAGAACTGGGCTACAAGGTCCTCACTTCTCGTGATAGTGATATTGACGTTGACTTTGTTACTGAACGTTCTCGTATGGTTAATAAAACCAACTCTGATATTTTTATCAGTATTCACTTCAACGCTACTGGTAATACCTACTCAAAAGCGAGCGGTATTCAAACCTACTCCTATAGCGATGAACCTGATTATCCAAGTAAGATTAATAAATACTGGCACAATCACCCTGATCGTATGAGTGAAAGCAAACGCCTCGCCGCTGCCATCCACTCCTCTCTTCTAGCAGAAACAGGAGCTAAGGACGCTGGCTTATTGGAGAGCAGCTATGCTGTACTACGCGAAACAGCCAAACCAGCTGTCCTCCTAGAGCTTGGTTATATGAATAATTTCACTGAAAGCCAACAAATCAGAGATAGCCGCTACCAAGATAAACTGGTCGCAGGCATTGTGAAAGGAATCCAAAAATATTACGCTGGTCAGTAA
- a CDS encoding LysR family transcriptional regulator, giving the protein MRIQQLHYIIKIVETGSMNEAAKQLFITQPSLSNAVRDLENEMGIEIFIRNPKGITLTRDGMEFLSYARQVVEQTQLLEERYKNPVAHRELFSVSSQHYAFVVNAFVSLLKKSDMEKYELFLRETRTWEIIDDVKNFRSEVGVLFLNSYNRDVLTKMLDDNHLLAHHLFTAQPHIFVSKTNPLAKKDKVKLADLEDFPYLSYDQGTHNSFYFSEEILSQEHHKKSIVVSDRATLFNLLIGLDGYTIATGILNSNLNGDNIVSIPLDIDDPIELVYIQHEKTSLSKMGERFIEYLLEEVQFDN; this is encoded by the coding sequence ATGAGAATTCAACAACTACACTATATTATCAAAATCGTCGAAACTGGCTCTATGAATGAGGCAGCCAAGCAACTCTTTATCACCCAACCTAGTCTCTCTAATGCTGTTCGAGACTTGGAAAATGAAATGGGCATTGAAATCTTTATCCGCAATCCCAAGGGCATTACCTTGACTCGTGATGGGATGGAGTTTCTCTCCTACGCTCGACAGGTTGTCGAGCAGACCCAGCTTCTGGAGGAACGCTATAAAAATCCTGTCGCCCACCGCGAACTTTTCAGCGTTTCCTCTCAGCACTATGCCTTTGTAGTCAATGCCTTTGTCTCCTTGCTCAAGAAAAGTGATATGGAGAAATACGAACTTTTCCTTCGTGAAACTCGGACTTGGGAGATTATCGATGACGTCAAGAACTTCCGTAGCGAGGTCGGTGTCCTCTTCCTAAACAGCTACAACCGCGATGTTTTAACGAAAATGCTAGATGACAATCACCTGCTAGCTCACCACCTCTTCACAGCCCAACCCCATATCTTTGTCAGCAAGACCAACCCTCTAGCTAAAAAAGACAAGGTCAAACTGGCTGATTTGGAAGACTTCCCTTATCTGAGTTATGACCAGGGGACGCACAACTCCTTCTACTTTTCAGAGGAGATTCTTTCACAAGAGCATCACAAGAAATCCATCGTAGTCAGTGACCGCGCCACTCTCTTTAACCTCTTGATTGGTTTGGATGGTTACACCATTGCAACAGGGATTTTGAACAGCAACCTCAATGGAGACAATATCGTTTCCATTCCACTGGACATTGACGACCCGATTGAACTGGTCTATATCCAGCATGAAAAAACCAGCCTGTCTAAGATGGGCGAACGCTTTATCGAATACTTACTAGAAGAAGTTCAATTCGATAATTAA
- a CDS encoding ATP-binding cassette domain-containing protein: MAMIEVEHLQKNFVKTVKEPGLKGALRSFIHPEKQTFEAVKDLTFEVPRGQILGFIGANGAGKSTTIKMLTGILKPTSGFCRINGKIPQDNRQDYVKDIGVVFGQRTQLWWDLALQETYTVLKEIYDVPDSLFHKRMDFLNEVLDLKEFIKDPVRTLSLGQRMRADIAASLLHNPKVLFLDEPTIGLDVSVKDNIRRAITQINQEEETTILLTTHDLSDIEQLCDRIFMIDKGQEIFDGTVSQLKDAFGKMKTLSFELVPGQSHLVSYYEGLPDMTIDRQGNSLNIEFDSSRYQSADIIKQTLSDFEIRDLKMVDTDIEDIIRRFYRKEL, translated from the coding sequence ATGGCAATGATAGAAGTGGAACATCTTCAGAAAAATTTTGTGAAGACAGTAAAGGAGCCGGGGTTAAAGGGAGCTTTGCGCTCCTTTATTCATCCTGAAAAGCAGACCTTTGAAGCGGTCAAGGATTTGACTTTTGAGGTACCCAGGGGCCAAATTTTAGGCTTTATCGGGGCTAATGGTGCTGGGAAGTCGACAACCATCAAAATGCTGACCGGGATTTTGAAACCGACATCTGGTTTTTGTCGGATTAATGGCAAGATTCCACAGGACAATCGCCAAGACTATGTCAAGGATATTGGTGTGGTCTTTGGACAACGCACCCAGCTATGGTGGGATTTGGCTCTGCAAGAGACCTACACGGTCTTGAAAGAGATTTACGATGTGCCAGACTCGCTCTTTCATAAGCGCATGGACTTTTTAAATGAAGTCTTGGATTTGAAGGAATTTATCAAGGACCCCGTGCGGACTCTTTCACTTGGTCAACGGATGCGGGCGGATATTGCGGCTTCCTTGCTCCACAATCCTAAGGTTCTCTTTTTAGATGAGCCGACCATTGGTCTGGATGTGTCAGTCAAGGATAACATTCGTCGCGCCATTACTCAGATCAATCAAGAGGAAGAGACCACCATTCTCTTAACCACTCACGACTTGAGTGATATTGAGCAACTTTGTGATCGAATTTTCATGATTGATAAGGGGCAGGAGATTTTTGATGGAACGGTGAGTCAACTCAAGGATGCCTTTGGCAAGATGAAGACTCTTTCCTTTGAACTGGTGCCAGGTCAAAGTCATCTTGTCTCTTACTATGAAGGCCTACCTGATATGACTATTGATAGACAAGGAAATAGCCTCAATATTGAATTCGATAGTTCCCGCTACCAGTCAGCTGATATTATCAAGCAAACCCTGTCTGATTTTGAAATCCGCGATTTGAAGATGGTGGATACGGATATTGAGGATATTATCCGTCGCTTCTACCGAAAGGAGCTCTAA
- a CDS encoding DUF4190 domain-containing protein, producing MNSQQKKKPSLILGILSIVLGLLFPIVGLILGIIGLVLAFSYQKESGLDYKTEKILNIVGLVVSVLNWIAAIALFFR from the coding sequence ATGAATTCACAACAAAAGAAAAAACCTTCACTTATTTTAGGTATCTTATCTATCGTCCTTGGTTTGCTATTTCCAATAGTAGGTCTGATTTTGGGGATCATAGGATTGGTCTTGGCTTTTTCATACCAAAAAGAATCTGGACTAGACTATAAAACAGAAAAGATTCTCAATATCGTAGGACTTGTAGTTTCTGTTCTTAACTGGATTGCAGCCATCGCATTATTTTTTAGATAA
- a CDS encoding YqgQ family protein, protein MEAMKTFYDVQQFLKQFGIIVYMGKRLYDIELMKLELSRIYDAGLMDKLDYLEAEAVLRREHKIELDYIDKNGEKNL, encoded by the coding sequence ATGGAAGCTATGAAAACATTCTATGATGTGCAGCAATTTCTCAAACAGTTTGGCATTATTGTTTACATGGGGAAGCGCTTGTATGATATTGAACTGATGAAGCTCGAACTCTCTCGGATCTATGATGCAGGTCTGATGGACAAACTAGACTATCTAGAGGCGGAAGCTGTTCTTCGTAGAGAGCACAAGATAGAATTAGACTACATAGATAAAAATGGAGAGAAGAACTTATGA
- a CDS encoding DUF3165 family protein, with protein MVYLIIGILLLLLYVFATPQSIKGTVNIVILVFVVVALLILLMLSILQIFQLPTEFFVTIAMLALAYFSLRDITLMSVKNSKRR; from the coding sequence ATGGTCTATTTAATCATAGGAATCCTCTTATTACTACTCTATGTATTTGCGACACCCCAAAGTATCAAAGGAACAGTCAACATCGTTATCTTGGTCTTTGTAGTTGTTGCACTCTTGATTTTGCTGATGTTGTCCATCTTGCAAATCTTCCAATTACCGACAGAATTCTTTGTCACAATCGCCATGTTGGCCCTAGCTTACTTTAGCTTGAGAGACATTACACTCATGTCTGTAAAAAATAGCAAAAGAAGATAA
- the typA gene encoding translational GTPase TypA has product MTKLREDIRNIAIIAHVDHGKTTLVDELLKQSETLDARTELAERAMDSNDIEKERGITILAKNTAVAYNGTRINIMDTPGHADFGGEVERIMKMVDGVVLVVDAYEGTMPQTRFVLKKALEQDLVPIVVVNKIDKPSARPAEVVDEVLELFIELGADDDQLDFPVVYASAINGTSSLSDDPADQEKTMAPIFDTIIDHIPAPVDNSDEPLQFQVSLLDYNDFVGRIGIGRVFRGSVKVGDQVTLSKLDGTTKNFRVTKLFGFFGLERREIQEAKAGDLIAVSGMEDIFVGETITPTDAVEPLPILHIDEPTLQMTFLVNNSPFAGKEGKWVTSRKVEERLQAELQTDVSLRVDPTDSPDKWTVSGRGELHLSILIETMRREGYELQVSRPEVIVKEIDGVKCEPFERVQIDTPEEYQGSVIQSLSERKGEMLDMISTGNGQTRLVFLVPARGLIGYSTEFLSMTRGYGIMNHTFDQYLPLIPGEIGGRHRGALVSIDAGKATTYSIMSIEERGTIFVNPGTEVYEGMIIGENSRENDLTVNITKAKQMTNVRSATKDQTAVIKTPRILTLEESLEFLNDDEYMEVTPESIRLRKQILNKAEREKANKKKKSAE; this is encoded by the coding sequence ATGACAAAATTAAGAGAAGATATCCGTAACATTGCGATTATCGCCCACGTTGACCACGGTAAAACAACCCTCGTTGACGAATTATTGAAACAATCTGAAACTCTTGATGCACGTACTGAATTGGCAGAGCGCGCTATGGACTCAAACGATATCGAAAAAGAGCGTGGAATTACCATCCTTGCGAAAAACACTGCCGTTGCCTACAACGGAACTCGTATCAACATCATGGACACACCAGGACACGCGGACTTCGGTGGAGAAGTTGAGCGTATCATGAAAATGGTTGACGGTGTTGTCTTGGTCGTGGATGCCTACGAAGGAACCATGCCACAAACTCGTTTCGTATTGAAAAAAGCCTTGGAACAAGACCTTGTCCCAATCGTGGTTGTTAACAAAATCGACAAACCATCGGCTCGTCCAGCAGAAGTAGTAGACGAAGTCTTGGAGCTCTTCATTGAGCTTGGTGCAGACGATGACCAGCTTGATTTCCCAGTGGTGTATGCTTCAGCTATCAACGGGACTTCTTCATTGTCAGATGATCCAGCTGATCAAGAAAAAACAATGGCACCAATCTTTGACACGATTATCGACCATATCCCAGCTCCAGTAGATAACTCAGATGAGCCTTTGCAATTCCAAGTGTCACTTTTGGACTATAATGATTTCGTTGGACGTATTGGTATCGGTCGTGTCTTCCGTGGTAGTGTAAAAGTTGGAGACCAAGTTACCCTTTCTAAACTAGATGGTACAACGAAGAACTTCCGTGTTACAAAACTTTTCGGTTTCTTTGGTTTGGAACGTCGTGAAATCCAAGAGGCCAAAGCAGGTGACTTGATTGCCGTTTCCGGTATGGAAGATATCTTTGTTGGTGAGACGATTACACCGACAGATGCAGTTGAGCCTCTTCCAATCCTTCACATCGATGAGCCAACGCTTCAAATGACCTTCTTGGTCAACAACTCACCATTTGCTGGTAAAGAAGGTAAATGGGTGACTTCTCGTAAGGTGGAAGAACGCTTGCAGGCCGAATTGCAAACAGACGTTTCCCTTCGTGTTGACCCAACGGATTCCCCAGATAAATGGACTGTCTCAGGTCGTGGAGAATTGCACTTGTCAATCCTGATCGAAACTATGCGTCGTGAGGGCTATGAACTTCAAGTATCTCGTCCAGAAGTTATCGTAAAAGAGATTGACGGTGTTAAATGTGAGCCATTTGAACGTGTGCAAATCGATACTCCAGAAGAATACCAAGGATCTGTTATTCAAAGCCTTTCTGAACGTAAGGGTGAAATGTTGGATATGATTTCAACTGGTAATGGTCAAACTCGTTTGGTCTTCCTTGTTCCAGCGCGTGGTTTGATCGGTTACTCAACTGAATTCTTGTCAATGACTCGTGGTTACGGTATCATGAACCATACCTTTGACCAATACTTGCCATTGATTCCAGGGGAAATTGGTGGACGTCACCGTGGTGCCCTTGTTTCCATCGATGCTGGTAAGGCTACAACTTACTCAATCATGTCTATCGAAGAACGTGGTACTATCTTTGTCAACCCAGGTACTGAGGTTTACGAAGGAATGATTATCGGTGAAAACTCTCGTGAAAACGACTTGACAGTTAACATCACTAAGGCTAAACAAATGACCAACGTCCGTTCAGCTACTAAGGACCAAACAGCGGTTATCAAGACACCTCGTATCTTGACACTTGAAGAGTCTCTTGAGTTCTTGAATGACGATGAGTACATGGAAGTAACGCCTGAGTCTATCCGTTTGCGTAAGCAAATCCTTAACAAGGCAGAGCGTGAGAAAGCCAACAAAAAGAAAAAATCAGCTGAATAA
- a CDS encoding ABC transporter permease, producing the protein MKKYQRMHLIFIRQYIKQIMEYKVDFVVGVLGVFLTQGLNLLFLNVIFQHIPSLEGWTFQEIAFIYGFSLIPKGLDHLFFDNLWALGQRLVRKGEFDKYLTRPINPLFHILVETFQIDALGELLVGGILLATTVSSIAWTLPKFLIFLVCIPFATLIYTSLKIATASIAFWTKQSGAMIYIFYMFNDFAKYPISIYNSVLRWLISFIIPFAFTAYYPASYFLQDKDGLFNIGGLILISLIFFVISLKLWDKGLDAYESAGS; encoded by the coding sequence ATGAAAAAATATCAACGCATGCATCTGATTTTTATCAGACAATACATCAAGCAAATCATGGAATACAAGGTGGATTTTGTGGTTGGTGTGCTAGGAGTTTTTCTGACCCAAGGCTTGAACCTCTTGTTTCTCAATGTCATCTTTCAACACATCCCCTCGCTTGAAGGCTGGACCTTTCAAGAAATCGCTTTTATCTATGGATTTTCCTTGATTCCCAAGGGATTGGACCATCTCTTTTTTGACAATCTCTGGGCACTAGGGCAGCGCTTGGTGCGAAAGGGAGAGTTTGACAAGTATCTGACTCGTCCTATCAATCCTCTTTTTCACATTCTGGTTGAGACCTTTCAGATTGATGCCTTGGGCGAACTTTTGGTCGGAGGTATTTTGCTAGCGACAACGGTATCTAGTATTGCTTGGACTCTTCCAAAATTCCTGATTTTTCTAGTCTGCATTCCTTTTGCGACCTTGATCTATACTTCCTTGAAAATCGCGACTGCCAGTATCGCTTTTTGGACCAAGCAGTCAGGCGCCATGATTTACATTTTTTATATGTTTAATGACTTTGCCAAGTATCCGATTTCCATTTACAATTCGGTCCTTCGTTGGTTGATTAGCTTTATCATCCCTTTCGCTTTTACGGCCTACTATCCTGCCAGCTATTTCTTGCAGGACAAGGATGGGCTCTTTAATATCGGTGGTTTGATACTAATTTCCCTTATCTTCTTTGTCATTTCTTTGAAACTATGGGACAAGGGCTTGGATGCCTACGAAAGTGCGGGTTCGTAA
- a CDS encoding 16S rRNA pseudouridine(516) synthase — translation MRLDRLLAQEKVSRKAMKQALLKKEILVDDCPASSLAQNVDTGLQKLVFQGRQIQGYEHNYLMLHKPNGSVTASKDKGLPTVMDLLPPDIQSDQLYAIGRLDRDTTGLLLLTDNGPLGFQLLHPQYHVDKSYQVVVNGPLTSDHIQKFKDGIVFLDGTTCKPAKLEILAASPTESRASITISEGKFHQVKKMFLSVGVKVTALKRVQFGDFTLDPELAEGQYRPLNPEELEIIKNYLEKSG, via the coding sequence ATGCGTTTAGATAGATTATTAGCCCAAGAAAAGGTCAGTCGCAAGGCTATGAAACAGGCTCTATTAAAAAAAGAAATCCTAGTAGATGACTGTCCAGCTAGCTCACTCGCTCAAAATGTCGACACTGGGTTGCAGAAATTAGTCTTTCAAGGACGGCAAATCCAAGGCTACGAGCACAACTACCTCATGCTTCATAAGCCAAACGGAAGCGTTACAGCTAGCAAGGATAAGGGCCTACCAACCGTCATGGACCTCCTTCCTCCGGACATCCAGTCTGACCAACTCTATGCTATCGGCAGACTAGACCGCGATACGACGGGACTACTGCTTTTGACAGACAATGGACCTCTTGGTTTTCAACTCCTTCATCCCCAGTACCATGTCGATAAATCCTATCAAGTGGTAGTAAACGGACCGCTCACGTCAGACCATATCCAAAAATTCAAAGACGGAATTGTCTTTTTAGATGGGACCACTTGTAAACCAGCAAAGCTAGAGATTCTAGCCGCAAGCCCAACAGAGAGCCGGGCCTCCATCACTATCTCAGAGGGGAAGTTTCATCAGGTCAAGAAGATGTTTCTCTCAGTTGGTGTCAAAGTGACTGCCCTAAAACGAGTTCAATTCGGTGACTTTACATTAGACCCAGAACTAGCAGAAGGGCAATACCGTCCCTTGAATCCAGAGGAATTGGAAATTATTAAAAACTATTTAGAAAAAAGTGGATAA
- a CDS encoding rhodanese-like domain-containing protein → MTIWVLWGIVLAMAAWMGYNYLRIRRAAKIVDNAEFEALIRKGQLIDLRDPAEFHRKHILGARNIPSNQLKSSLAALRKDRPVLLYENQRGQRVTNAALYLKKQDFSEIYILSYGLDSWNGKVKTS, encoded by the coding sequence ATGACAATTTGGGTTTTGTGGGGAATCGTACTAGCGATGGCTGCATGGATGGGGTATAACTACCTTCGTATTCGTCGTGCGGCTAAGATTGTGGACAATGCAGAATTTGAAGCCTTGATTCGGAAAGGGCAGTTGATTGATTTGCGTGACCCAGCAGAATTTCACAGAAAACATATCCTCGGAGCCCGTAATATTCCTTCAAATCAGTTGAAGTCAAGCCTTGCAGCCCTTCGCAAGGATAGACCTGTCCTTCTCTACGAAAACCAACGTGGACAACGAGTGACCAATGCAGCACTTTACCTGAAAAAACAAGATTTCTCTGAGATTTATATTCTTTCTTATGGGTTGGATTCTTGGAACGGGAAGGTCAAGACTAGCTAA